In Oscillatoria acuminata PCC 6304, a single window of DNA contains:
- a CDS encoding glycosyltransferase family 2 protein, which yields MKFISVIVPVYNLEQYIVDTIESVLAQTYQNFELIVIDDGSTDRTAEICESFNEPKLKLIRQENKGANAARNAGIRAANGDYIAFLDGDDLWLPEKLAKHIEHLEQSPEIGISYSQSAFIDEAGEPMGLYQMPKLTDITIRDVLCRNPISNGSCAVLRKEVFEGIKFQDNLYGTQQDFYWDERLQGSQDLDCWFRIALQTDWKMEGIPEILTLYRVNSHGLSAKLLKKQESWEQVIEKTREYAPDEVAQWENPARAYHLRYLARRAVTLRDGKTALKLAWNAIATHPKMVLEEPKRTGVTLAAATVLSVLPQPVYQQLEDLGMKLAARFQKRSVFQYKT from the coding sequence ATGAAATTCATTTCGGTCATCGTTCCCGTTTACAACCTAGAACAGTATATCGTTGACACCATCGAATCTGTGTTGGCCCAAACTTATCAAAATTTTGAACTGATTGTGATTGATGATGGTTCGACGGACCGCACTGCTGAAATTTGTGAATCATTTAACGAACCCAAGTTAAAATTAATTCGTCAGGAAAATAAAGGGGCAAATGCTGCCAGAAATGCGGGAATTCGTGCAGCTAACGGGGACTACATCGCTTTTCTTGATGGGGATGACCTCTGGTTACCTGAAAAACTAGCCAAGCATATTGAGCATTTAGAACAGTCTCCAGAAATTGGCATTAGTTATAGTCAGTCCGCTTTTATTGATGAAGCAGGAGAGCCAATGGGACTCTATCAAATGCCTAAACTCACGGATATTACTATTCGAGATGTCCTCTGTCGCAATCCCATTAGTAATGGCTCCTGTGCCGTCCTTCGCAAAGAAGTGTTTGAAGGCATTAAATTCCAAGATAACCTCTATGGAACTCAGCAAGATTTCTACTGGGATGAGCGATTACAAGGCTCCCAAGACCTTGATTGTTGGTTTAGAATTGCCCTGCAAACCGATTGGAAAATGGAAGGTATTCCGGAAATTTTAACCCTATATCGGGTGAATTCTCACGGACTGTCTGCCAAACTCTTAAAAAAACAAGAGTCTTGGGAACAGGTCATCGAAAAAACTCGGGAGTATGCGCCGGATGAGGTGGCCCAATGGGAAAATCCCGCTCGTGCTTATCACTTGCGATATCTGGCGCGTCGGGCGGTGACGTTACGCGATGGAAAGACTGCCCTAAAATTGGCTTGGAATGCGATCGCCACTCACCCGAAAATGGTGCTAGAAGAACCGAAACGCACGGGAGTCACCCTAGCGGCTGCCACGGTCCTTTCCGTGCTGCCTCAGCCCGTTTATCAACAACTGGAAGACCTGGGAATGAAACTAGCAGCACGCTTTCAAAAACGTTCAGTTTTCCAATATAAAACTTAA
- a CDS encoding aminoglycoside phosphotransferase family protein — protein sequence MCPPPSPKPDAIALPPKLGRLLYRIQVALGQSPMQIACRKKSGSIDIKGFVREIFPEFSWAVFSVGVPGKAQKITAQLWNDHNQVIGYLKYSRKPIACDRIAREYAVLSQLDVQPKPLKFGPLSKGTALLIEPIPGKHISGGTLPPEPEILTLVDQYAIAKPVPLNEHPWVQSFQQTADPFAVKWLDALGNRPWPIVALHGDFSPWNLLRSPDGKIYAIDWEYGLAEGFPYLDLAYYILQVAYWYLEWSPTQTFEYAVEFLSSRSGLNLTLAEAKAIVRLSAYQGYQFMLEDGHSLEEKPQHWRSKVWEHELCNLSN from the coding sequence TTGTGTCCTCCACCTTCCCCTAAACCCGATGCCATTGCCTTACCCCCAAAGTTGGGGCGACTCTTGTATCGAATTCAGGTGGCTTTAGGGCAGTCTCCAATGCAAATTGCCTGTCGAAAAAAGTCGGGATCAATCGATATTAAGGGGTTTGTCCGGGAGATTTTTCCCGAATTTAGTTGGGCCGTGTTTTCCGTGGGTGTTCCGGGGAAAGCGCAGAAAATTACCGCCCAACTCTGGAACGATCACAATCAAGTGATTGGCTATCTGAAATACTCGCGTAAACCCATCGCCTGCGATCGCATCGCCCGGGAATACGCCGTTCTTTCTCAATTGGATGTCCAACCCAAACCCTTAAAATTTGGCCCGTTGAGTAAGGGGACCGCCCTTTTAATCGAACCGATTCCGGGAAAACATATCTCTGGTGGAACGCTTCCCCCGGAACCCGAAATTCTCACGCTTGTGGATCAGTATGCGATCGCCAAACCTGTTCCCCTGAATGAGCATCCTTGGGTTCAATCCTTCCAACAAACTGCCGACCCCTTCGCCGTCAAGTGGTTAGATGCATTGGGCAATCGCCCCTGGCCGATTGTCGCATTACATGGGGATTTTTCCCCCTGGAACCTGTTGCGATCGCCCGATGGCAAAATTTATGCCATTGACTGGGAATATGGTCTGGCAGAAGGGTTTCCCTACCTCGATCTGGCGTATTACATCCTGCAAGTCGCCTATTGGTACTTAGAATGGTCTCCCACTCAAACTTTTGAGTATGCGGTGGAGTTTCTCTCTAGCCGTTCTGGACTAAACCTCACATTAGCGGAGGCAAAGGCGATCGTGCGATTGAGTGCCTATCAGGGCTATCAATTTATGCTCGAAGATGGACATTCTCTCGAAGAAAAACCTCAACATTGGCGCTCTAAGGTATGGGAACATGAACTTTGCAACCTTTCAAACTAA
- a CDS encoding glycosyltransferase family 4 protein: MKKKRILFLISDKKMGGVMTMVDSLTRSYLSKQFDFKTVCLDANEAINERVTPDVVVINKACSWRRIPNLLGLYLRKRKTQVVIIEHHYTAGFETHQVPDKKRFRLMLKISYALADRVVAVSDAQADWMFKNNLVEADKLYQINPAVKLKEFLEVSDRQPRKEIHLAAYGRFCKQKGFDILLEAMKLIPQHTVNLSLGGNGPDKEDLKERTLGLTNVKFCGQIEDVPEFLEGCDAVVISSRWEPFGLVCMEAKAAGKPVIASDIDGLREQVRDCGVLVPPEDPVKLASAIASLGESDLLTWGQNGRNSVKDARDQFLTQWENLLVELTQT; this comes from the coding sequence ATGAAAAAGAAACGTATCTTATTTCTAATTTCTGATAAAAAAATGGGGGGCGTGATGACAATGGTGGATAGTTTGACTCGTTCCTATCTATCCAAACAGTTTGATTTTAAAACCGTGTGCTTGGATGCCAATGAAGCCATCAATGAACGAGTAACCCCAGATGTGGTGGTGATTAATAAAGCCTGTAGTTGGAGGAGAATCCCGAATTTACTCGGGTTATATCTCCGGAAAAGAAAAACTCAGGTGGTGATTATCGAGCATCATTATACGGCAGGATTTGAAACCCATCAGGTTCCGGATAAAAAGCGCTTTCGGCTGATGCTGAAGATTTCCTACGCCTTAGCCGATCGCGTAGTAGCAGTTTCGGATGCTCAAGCAGATTGGATGTTTAAAAACAACTTAGTAGAGGCCGATAAACTGTATCAAATTAATCCAGCGGTCAAACTGAAGGAATTCCTGGAAGTTTCCGATCGCCAGCCCCGCAAAGAAATTCATTTAGCCGCTTATGGTCGATTCTGTAAGCAAAAAGGATTTGACATCTTGCTAGAGGCTATGAAGTTAATTCCCCAACATACCGTTAATTTATCTTTAGGCGGAAATGGCCCAGATAAAGAAGACCTCAAAGAACGTACCCTAGGGTTAACCAATGTCAAATTTTGTGGGCAGATCGAGGATGTCCCCGAGTTTTTAGAAGGATGTGATGCGGTGGTCATTTCATCGCGCTGGGAACCCTTTGGGTTAGTCTGCATGGAAGCCAAAGCCGCAGGAAAGCCCGTGATTGCCTCGGATATTGATGGGTTAAGAGAACAAGTGCGCGATTGTGGGGTCTTGGTTCCCCCCGAAGATCCAGTTAAATTGGCTTCTGCGATCGCCTCCTTAGGCGAGAGTGACCTGTTGACTTGGGGTCAAAACGGGCGAAACTCGGTCAAAGATGCCCGCGACCAATTTTTAACTCAATGGGAAAATTTACTGGTGGAATTAACACAAACCTAA
- a CDS encoding O-antigen ligase family protein, protein MKPENLPEKLVWYYIIGTYIIYFMGAQYVLAPLLSYVLLFYVLKKWWDQTEETPPEERVRFTLSNWLWIVAMFIMHIALIMGHIDFGMGLPQIIRSTVNGWLRSWALLALFPLAAHLDIRPKLIYRAIAILCVQSLILIPFGYLFSMAGLPSKLYTSPLQAFGGAALYNVNLLYQYDSEGGQTRMFLFAPWAPALGMIGTMYFGIVQEEEHKKWRFWGMVGAAAMAVTSVSRLGIIAMPFVPVAVWGLTNLLRPWMIFASGFASLGLGLFAPALIEFLNAVKTRFTQARASSSHVRDVLNDMAVYRWRTDAPIWGHGIINPRGPRVVAGMPIGSHHTWFGVLFLHGIVGFLAIVIPLIWTFIEMLIKAQHSQTAKVTLHFLIALFLFAFAENIQGLAYLYWPCLIVMGMAFKEKLIVWSDTDEKETYLISNF, encoded by the coding sequence ATGAAGCCAGAAAATCTACCTGAAAAGTTAGTTTGGTATTACATCATTGGCACTTATATTATTTACTTTATGGGTGCTCAGTATGTGCTTGCCCCTTTATTATCTTATGTTCTGCTGTTTTACGTGCTGAAAAAATGGTGGGACCAAACTGAGGAGACACCCCCGGAAGAACGGGTCCGGTTTACCCTTTCTAACTGGCTGTGGATCGTGGCGATGTTCATCATGCACATCGCGTTAATCATGGGTCATATCGACTTTGGCATGGGATTACCGCAAATCATTCGTTCTACCGTGAATGGATGGCTCAGAAGCTGGGCGCTTTTGGCACTCTTTCCCCTGGCGGCTCACCTGGATATTCGCCCCAAGTTAATTTATCGAGCGATCGCGATTCTCTGTGTTCAAAGTTTGATTTTGATTCCCTTCGGCTACCTGTTTAGCATGGCGGGTCTTCCCAGTAAGCTCTATACTTCTCCGTTACAAGCCTTTGGAGGAGCGGCTTTATATAACGTTAATTTGCTGTATCAATATGATTCCGAAGGGGGTCAAACGCGAATGTTTTTGTTCGCTCCCTGGGCACCCGCTTTGGGAATGATTGGCACTATGTACTTTGGGATCGTCCAGGAAGAGGAACACAAAAAATGGCGGTTTTGGGGCATGGTGGGGGCCGCAGCAATGGCCGTGACATCGGTTTCTCGCTTAGGAATTATTGCCATGCCCTTTGTTCCTGTGGCAGTGTGGGGATTGACCAATCTTTTAAGACCCTGGATGATCTTTGCTTCAGGTTTCGCTAGTTTAGGCTTAGGGCTATTTGCACCGGCCTTGATCGAGTTTCTCAACGCCGTCAAAACTCGATTTACTCAAGCCCGAGCTAGTTCTTCCCACGTTCGAGATGTACTCAATGATATGGCCGTTTATCGGTGGAGAACGGACGCTCCCATCTGGGGACATGGCATTATTAATCCGAGAGGACCCAGAGTAGTGGCAGGAATGCCTATTGGCTCTCACCATACTTGGTTTGGCGTGTTGTTTCTGCACGGAATTGTTGGGTTTTTGGCCATCGTCATCCCCCTGATTTGGACCTTCATAGAAATGCTGATTAAGGCCCAGCACTCTCAAACAGCCAAGGTCACTTTACATTTTTTGATTGCTCTGTTTTTATTTGCCTTTGCAGAAAATATTCAGGGATTGGCTTACCTCTATTGGCCTTGCTTAATTGTGATGGGAATGGCCTTTAAAGAAAAATTAATTGTTTGGAGCGACACTGATGAAAAAGAAACGTATCTTATTTCTAATTTCTGA
- a CDS encoding glycosyltransferase family 2 protein encodes MKLVSVIVPVYNVERYIAETIRSVLAQTYSHFELLIVDDGSPDRSIEICEQQFDDPRIKIIRQANRGLAGARNTGIRHAQGEYLAFLDSDDLWEADKLAKHIEHLDSALEVGISFSRSALIDESGNPTGTYLMPQLTDIDVPCLLRGSPLGNGSTPVIRREVFDAIEFEANRYGTVETFYFDEEFRQSEDIECWLRMALTTDWKFEGIPEALTLYRVNTGGLSANYLKQMESWEQVLEKTRSYAPEAIAQWWDLAIAYELRYLARSAIRVKNGKVAVELINRALFTYWRILLEEPRRTLLTLIAAYVLRLLPASVYTWIENRGNQLNGSTQQQQIQRDRHPETPTSNVGLGVR; translated from the coding sequence ATGAAACTTGTTTCTGTGATTGTTCCCGTTTACAATGTCGAGCGATATATTGCCGAAACCATTCGCTCAGTTTTGGCTCAAACTTATTCCCATTTTGAACTGTTAATTGTGGATGATGGCTCACCGGACAGGAGTATAGAAATTTGTGAGCAGCAGTTCGATGACCCCCGCATTAAAATTATTCGCCAAGCCAATCGAGGATTAGCTGGAGCAAGAAATACGGGAATTCGTCACGCTCAAGGCGAATATTTAGCCTTTTTAGATAGCGATGATTTGTGGGAGGCGGATAAACTCGCAAAACATATTGAACATCTCGACTCAGCCTTGGAGGTGGGAATTAGTTTCAGTCGTTCGGCTTTAATTGACGAATCGGGGAATCCCACCGGCACTTATTTGATGCCCCAATTAACGGATATTGATGTGCCTTGTTTGTTGCGGGGCAGTCCTTTAGGAAATGGCTCAACTCCGGTGATTCGACGGGAGGTATTTGACGCCATTGAGTTTGAAGCGAACCGCTATGGAACCGTGGAAACGTTTTACTTTGATGAAGAATTTCGGCAGTCGGAAGATATTGAATGTTGGTTAAGAATGGCGTTAACCACCGACTGGAAATTTGAAGGAATTCCCGAAGCGCTCACCTTATACCGGGTAAATACGGGAGGTCTTTCGGCGAACTATCTTAAGCAGATGGAAAGTTGGGAACAGGTGTTAGAAAAAACCCGGTCTTACGCGCCCGAAGCGATCGCCCAATGGTGGGATCTGGCGATCGCCTACGAACTGCGATATTTGGCCCGCAGTGCCATTCGCGTCAAAAATGGCAAAGTTGCGGTGGAGTTAATTAATCGCGCCTTATTCACCTACTGGCGCATCCTCCTAGAAGAACCCCGACGCACCCTGTTAACCCTAATCGCGGCTTATGTTCTGCGGTTGTTACCCGCTTCGGTTTATACTTGGATTGAGAATCGCGGCAACCAGTTGAATGGTTCTACCCAACAACAGCAAATTCAACGCGATCGCCATCCCGAAACTCCAACATCCAACGTGGGACTAGGGGTGCGCTAA
- a CDS encoding alpha/beta hydrolase family protein: MSVISRHSSLAAIGAAFLTLCRSFPVAAMTPEPMFDTITHFETTIPRTNGENDPADIYYPVVSQEVSLPLALLLPGALVDKADYSNFAQTVASYGFVVLVPNRVRTLVNPVSGREFSGLAAEVAQVNEVLAYFEAEQSNLTSPLAGRVDLSSVGLLGHSWGGAVGLAALQNICLPLLCTDSFERPEALKAGIFYGTTFRDPIQEEVVLLPIANQGIPVGLIAGDRDGVIQGGMDSVVATYENIQDPPKALVTVRGANHYGITNEDSPRDSVLPTLAQTVATETIARWSALFLRAHLLADAEALNYIYQGGDQLDPHVEFQGQTVQ, encoded by the coding sequence ATGAGTGTAATCTCTCGACATTCTTCCTTGGCTGCCATAGGCGCTGCATTCCTCACCCTCTGTCGTAGCTTTCCAGTAGCTGCCATGACTCCAGAACCGATGTTTGATACCATTACCCACTTTGAAACCACCATTCCCAGAACCAATGGCGAAAACGACCCCGCCGATATCTATTATCCTGTGGTCTCGCAAGAGGTTTCTCTACCCTTGGCGCTGTTACTCCCCGGAGCACTCGTGGATAAGGCCGACTATTCCAACTTTGCCCAAACCGTTGCCAGTTATGGGTTTGTGGTATTGGTTCCCAATCGAGTTCGGACCTTAGTGAACCCCGTCTCGGGACGAGAATTTTCTGGGTTGGCGGCTGAGGTGGCCCAGGTGAATGAAGTGCTGGCCTATTTTGAAGCCGAACAGTCTAATCTCACTTCACCCCTTGCAGGTCGGGTTGATTTGTCTTCGGTGGGCTTACTCGGACATTCCTGGGGTGGCGCGGTTGGACTTGCGGCCCTTCAGAATATTTGCCTTCCCTTGCTGTGCACCGACTCATTTGAGAGGCCCGAGGCGCTGAAAGCTGGAATATTTTATGGAACAACGTTCCGGGACCCGATCCAGGAAGAAGTCGTGCTCTTGCCGATTGCCAATCAGGGGATTCCGGTGGGACTGATTGCCGGCGATCGCGATGGAGTGATTCAGGGGGGAATGGATTCGGTCGTTGCCACTTACGAGAATATTCAAGACCCCCCCAAAGCCCTGGTTACCGTGCGGGGTGCTAATCACTACGGCATCACGAATGAAGACAGCCCTCGCGACTCAGTGCTTCCGACCCTAGCCCAAACCGTGGCAACGGAGACAATCGCCCGATGGAGTGCTTTATTTTTGCGTGCTCATTTACTCGCAGATGCGGAAGCCTTGAATTATATTTATCAGGGCGGAGATCAACTTGACCCCCATGTTGAATTTCAAGGTCAAACTGTGCAGTGA
- a CDS encoding lipopolysaccharide biosynthesis protein, with product MNFATFQTKVKKKLNNKFVQNIGWLTGAEFAIRVVRLMTTVVLARFLTQYDYGLAAIVLTTYEFTHVFTDIGIGAKLIQAEPEELEDLCRNAYWLSWVLYSGLFIAQAIVAFPIAWFYSDTNLIFPIAVLGGVFLITPLGVVQAILLRRENRLEIQALNHTAVQGTSNLLSLVFAVLGWGIWAIVIPKIMVTPLWAYIYLRNHSWRPKGGFRSDKWKEIFGFGKNVLGIELLKTLRTNLDYLLVGRFLGITELGIYFFAFNAGLGISLSIIKSINAALLPHLCALRQDWAKMKQQFYKSLKVIGALIIPLALLQSTMAPFYVPIVFGEKWIEAIPVLMIICISAIPRPFGDAASQLMVAIGRPDIDFKWNIIFTTIFTISLFIGIQWQVVGLALTVLLVHMLALPAYTIWASRYAFNRNR from the coding sequence ATGAACTTTGCAACCTTTCAAACTAAAGTTAAAAAGAAGCTCAATAACAAATTTGTTCAGAATATTGGCTGGCTGACTGGGGCAGAATTTGCCATTCGTGTTGTGCGCTTAATGACCACCGTGGTCTTAGCCCGGTTTTTAACCCAATACGATTATGGGTTGGCAGCCATTGTCTTAACCACTTATGAATTTACCCATGTCTTTACCGACATTGGCATCGGTGCCAAACTGATTCAAGCCGAGCCCGAAGAACTCGAAGACTTATGCCGAAATGCCTATTGGTTAAGTTGGGTTCTTTATAGTGGCTTATTCATCGCTCAGGCCATTGTCGCCTTTCCTATTGCCTGGTTTTATAGCGATACCAATCTGATTTTCCCCATCGCCGTTTTAGGCGGGGTCTTTTTAATCACGCCATTAGGCGTCGTCCAAGCGATCTTACTCCGTCGAGAAAATCGCTTAGAAATTCAAGCCCTCAATCATACCGCTGTCCAGGGAACCAGTAACTTGTTATCCCTCGTTTTTGCGGTATTAGGGTGGGGAATTTGGGCCATTGTCATTCCGAAAATCATGGTAACGCCCTTGTGGGCTTATATCTACCTCCGGAACCATTCCTGGCGTCCGAAAGGGGGATTTCGGAGCGATAAATGGAAAGAGATTTTTGGATTTGGCAAAAATGTCTTGGGCATTGAACTGTTAAAGACCCTGAGAACTAATCTGGATTATCTCCTCGTGGGTCGCTTTTTAGGGATTACCGAGTTAGGAATCTACTTCTTTGCCTTTAATGCTGGATTGGGAATTAGCCTGAGCATCATTAAATCCATTAACGCTGCCCTATTACCGCATTTATGTGCACTGCGACAAGACTGGGCCAAAATGAAACAGCAGTTCTATAAGAGCTTAAAGGTCATTGGGGCATTAATCATTCCCTTAGCACTCTTACAATCGACAATGGCCCCGTTTTATGTGCCGATTGTGTTTGGAGAAAAATGGATTGAAGCGATTCCGGTTTTAATGATTATCTGTATCTCGGCTATTCCTCGCCCCTTTGGTGATGCTGCCTCTCAATTAATGGTGGCAATTGGCCGACCGGATATCGATTTTAAGTGGAATATTATCTTTACCACAATCTTTACCATCAGCCTGTTTATCGGCATCCAATGGCAAGTGGTGGGGTTAGCATTAACCGTCTTGCTGGTTCATATGCTCGCCTTACCTGCCTATACGATTTGGGCGAGTCGGTATGCATTTAACCGCAATCGCTAA